One genomic segment of Flexivirga aerilata includes these proteins:
- a CDS encoding TrmH family RNA methyltransferase, which yields MPVIEITDPADERVKDYFGLTDVALRRRLEPENGLYLAESEKVIRRALAAGHRPRSYLMGRRWLTDLADLVEQADHDGVPVYVGDADVIETMTGFHLHRGALASMHRPVLQPYADLVAAAQRVLVLEDIVDHTNVGAIFRSAAALGVDAVLITPRCADPLYRRSVRVSMGTVFQVPWTRIEPWPEGAKTLQEQGFSVAALALSDDAVTLDELIADLPDRLALVLGAEGDGLSRHTLEMSDRVVRIPMAGDVDSLNVAAASAVVAWATRPATHRGEPGARRSQ from the coding sequence GTGCCGGTCATCGAAATCACCGATCCCGCCGACGAACGGGTCAAGGACTACTTCGGACTCACCGACGTCGCGCTGCGGCGGCGCCTCGAGCCGGAGAACGGTCTCTATCTCGCCGAGAGCGAGAAGGTGATCCGGCGGGCGCTGGCTGCGGGACACCGCCCGCGGTCCTATCTGATGGGGCGGCGCTGGCTGACCGACCTGGCGGACCTGGTCGAGCAGGCCGACCACGACGGGGTGCCGGTGTATGTCGGCGATGCCGACGTCATCGAGACGATGACCGGCTTCCACCTGCATCGTGGCGCGCTCGCCTCGATGCACCGTCCCGTCCTGCAGCCGTATGCCGACCTGGTCGCCGCCGCGCAACGGGTCCTGGTGCTGGAGGACATCGTCGACCACACCAACGTCGGCGCGATCTTCCGCTCCGCGGCCGCGCTCGGCGTCGACGCGGTGCTCATCACCCCGCGGTGCGCCGACCCGCTCTACCGGCGCAGCGTGCGCGTCTCGATGGGCACCGTCTTCCAGGTGCCCTGGACGCGCATCGAGCCCTGGCCCGAAGGGGCGAAAACTCTGCAAGAGCAAGGGTTTTCGGTCGCGGCGCTCGCGCTCTCGGACGATGCGGTGACGCTCGACGAGTTGATTGCCGACCTGCCGGATCGGCTCGCACTGGTGCTGGGGGCCGAGGGCGACGGGTTGTCCCGTCATACGTTGGAGATGAGCGACCGGGTGGTGCGCATCCCGATGGCCGGTGACGTCGACTCGCTCAACGTCGCCGCCGCGAGCGCGGTGGTGGCGTGGGCGACACGCCCGGCCACCCATCGGGGTGAGCCAGGAGCACGCCGATCGCAGTAG
- a CDS encoding restriction endonuclease translates to MIFDELMRAHGISTVPRAGLAMSHAARQPAAAPQVRAQPATVEAVRAAPAPAPPPLRAQPATVTTVTAEAVRASVPPPADSEELERVRHSLRQHRVALGNNLADVVGTLPGAAFGALVAELLRRTGFTVLTALTTTTSGSGSASEGLISRDPLGIDRLWLRAVQLPPRWVIDRSHLQGFVDAARMAGQEHGLLISTAVLTAEAQSAVAQLGAGISVIDGPRLIELMLQHDLGLAPELRVVVQRVDRAFFARL, encoded by the coding sequence ATGATTTTCGATGAGTTGATGCGCGCGCACGGGATCTCCACCGTGCCGCGCGCGGGCCTGGCCATGTCGCACGCTGCGCGGCAGCCCGCTGCAGCCCCTCAGGTGCGCGCGCAACCGGCGACGGTCGAGGCGGTGCGCGCTGCGCCCGCACCGGCCCCGCCACCCCTGCGCGCGCAGCCGGCGACCGTCACCACCGTGACCGCGGAGGCGGTGCGCGCGTCGGTGCCGCCGCCGGCGGACAGTGAGGAGCTCGAGCGGGTGCGGCACAGCCTGCGCCAGCATCGGGTCGCCCTCGGCAACAACCTCGCCGACGTGGTCGGCACCCTGCCCGGTGCGGCATTCGGCGCCCTCGTCGCCGAGTTGTTGCGCCGCACCGGTTTCACGGTGCTCACCGCGCTGACCACGACCACCTCGGGCAGCGGCTCCGCATCGGAGGGGCTGATCTCCCGGGACCCGCTCGGCATCGACCGGCTGTGGCTGCGCGCCGTGCAACTGCCGCCGCGCTGGGTGATCGACCGGTCGCACCTGCAGGGCTTCGTCGACGCGGCGCGGATGGCCGGCCAGGAGCACGGGCTGCTGATCTCCACGGCCGTGCTGACCGCCGAGGCGCAGTCGGCAGTCGCGCAACTCGGCGCCGGCATCAGCGTCATCGACGGCCCGCGGCTCATCGAGCTGATGCTGCAGCACGACCTCGGACTCGCGCCCGAGCTGCGGGTCGTCGTGCAGCGGGTCGACCGGGCGTTCTTCGCGAGGTTGTAG
- a CDS encoding sulfite exporter TauE/SafE family protein, with translation MSLTQALLIMLAGVAAGTINTIVGSGTLVTFPTLLTFGYPPVGANISNSLGLVAGGVSGSWGYRSEVSDARQRLRQLAPMSFLGAVAGALLLIWLPASAFKAIVPVLILVGIVLVLIGPWLQRRAAAAHHDEPGEHAGRGRLLLSLGVFGAGVYGGYFGAAQGVLLMGLMSALMTDPLQRINGIKNVLGTVVNAVAALTFLVVAFDKVHWDVAGLIALGSLIGGLTGAGVGRRLPPWALRAFIVVVGLVAIWQLLAG, from the coding sequence TTGTCGCTGACGCAGGCGCTGCTGATCATGCTCGCCGGGGTCGCCGCCGGCACGATCAACACGATCGTCGGTTCGGGCACGCTGGTCACCTTCCCGACGCTCCTGACGTTCGGCTACCCGCCGGTGGGCGCCAACATCTCCAACTCCCTCGGACTGGTGGCCGGGGGAGTGTCGGGGTCGTGGGGCTACCGCTCGGAGGTCTCCGACGCCAGACAGCGCCTCCGGCAGCTGGCGCCGATGTCCTTCCTCGGGGCGGTCGCCGGCGCCCTGCTGCTGATTTGGCTGCCGGCATCGGCGTTCAAGGCGATCGTGCCGGTGCTCATCCTGGTCGGCATCGTGCTGGTGCTGATCGGCCCGTGGCTGCAACGCCGGGCCGCCGCCGCCCATCACGACGAGCCCGGTGAACACGCCGGCCGGGGCAGGCTGCTGCTCTCGTTGGGAGTGTTCGGCGCCGGCGTCTACGGCGGCTACTTCGGCGCCGCGCAGGGCGTGCTGCTGATGGGGCTGATGAGCGCGCTCATGACCGACCCGTTGCAGCGCATCAACGGCATCAAGAACGTCCTCGGCACGGTCGTCAACGCGGTCGCCGCCCTGACGTTCCTGGTCGTGGCGTTCGACAAGGTGCACTGGGATGTCGCCGGGCTGATCGCGCTGGGCTCGCTGATCGGCGGGCTGACCGGCGCCGGCGTCGGACGGCGGTTGCCGCCTTGGGCGCTGCGCGCCTTCATCGTGGTGGTCGGGCTGGTCGCGATCTGGCAACTGCTCGCCGGGTGA
- a CDS encoding ABC transporter ATP-binding protein, producing the protein MSDVLALADVSVVRGGKRLLDGVDWEVEEGERWVVLGPNGAGKTTLLQLAAGRLHPTSGVVGILEEVLGAVDVFELRPRIGLASASIAERIPNAERVGDVVVTAAYGMVGRWREKYDDFDHGRAAELLDALGAGPLIDRRFGTLSEGERKRVQIARALMTDPELMLLDEPAAGLDLGGREDLVARLGEIAQDVEAPALVLVTHHVEEIPAGFTDVLMLRDGKVVAQGPIEATLTADNLSATFGMPLTLDRHDDRWTARAVAAPTARHAAH; encoded by the coding sequence ATGAGCGATGTGCTGGCTCTCGCCGATGTCAGCGTCGTGCGCGGCGGCAAGCGCCTGCTCGACGGTGTCGACTGGGAGGTCGAGGAGGGCGAGCGCTGGGTGGTGCTCGGCCCCAACGGCGCCGGCAAGACCACCTTGCTGCAGCTGGCCGCTGGGCGCCTGCACCCGACGTCCGGCGTCGTCGGCATCCTGGAAGAAGTGCTCGGCGCGGTCGACGTCTTCGAACTCCGCCCGCGCATCGGGCTGGCGTCGGCCAGCATCGCCGAACGCATCCCGAACGCCGAACGCGTGGGCGACGTGGTCGTGACGGCGGCATACGGCATGGTCGGGCGCTGGCGCGAGAAGTATGACGACTTCGACCACGGTCGCGCCGCCGAACTCCTCGACGCGCTCGGGGCGGGCCCGCTGATCGACCGCCGCTTCGGCACGCTCAGCGAGGGCGAACGCAAGCGCGTCCAGATCGCCCGCGCGCTCATGACCGACCCGGAGCTCATGCTCCTCGACGAGCCCGCCGCGGGGCTCGACCTCGGTGGCCGGGAGGACCTGGTCGCGCGCCTGGGCGAGATCGCGCAGGACGTGGAGGCTCCCGCCCTGGTGCTGGTGACGCATCACGTGGAGGAGATCCCGGCCGGCTTCACCGACGTGCTCATGCTCCGCGACGGCAAGGTCGTGGCGCAGGGGCCGATCGAGGCGACCTTGACCGCGGACAACCTCTCGGCGACGTTCGGTATGCCGCTGACCCTCGACCGGCACGACGACCGGTGGACCGCCCGCGCCGTCGCCGCTCCGACCGCCCGGCACGCGGCGCACTAG
- the glgA gene encoding glycogen synthase: MRVDLLTKEYPPNIYGGAGVHVAELVRALRERGDTVQVRAFGEPVDEPDTTGYADLPELAEANAALRTMGVDLQIAQDCAGADLVHSHTWYANFAGQLASMLHGVPHVVTAHSLEPLRPWKAEQLGGGYRLSSYVEKSAYEAAAAVIAVSHGMRADVLASYPDLDPAKVHVVHNGIDAQLWQRNTSPEATEIVRRHGVDPERPSVIFVGRITRQKGLPYLLRAAAELPPDVQLVLCAGAPDTPEILAEVEGLVDGLRKHRTGVVWIPDMLPRAEVIALLSAATVFVCPSVYEPLGIVNLEAMACGAPVVGTATGGIPEVVADGETGWLVPIDQVSDGTGTPKDPDRFVRDLADTLTTAVSDPAEARRRGEAGRERAVREFGWDTVASRTQEVYDAVLRA, from the coding sequence GTGCGAGTCGATCTGCTGACCAAGGAATATCCGCCCAACATCTATGGCGGCGCGGGGGTGCACGTCGCGGAGTTGGTGCGGGCGCTGCGCGAGCGCGGCGACACCGTGCAGGTCCGGGCGTTCGGCGAGCCGGTGGACGAACCGGACACGACCGGCTATGCCGATCTGCCCGAGCTCGCCGAGGCCAATGCCGCCTTGCGCACCATGGGTGTCGACCTGCAGATCGCCCAGGACTGCGCCGGTGCCGATCTGGTGCATTCGCACACCTGGTATGCCAATTTCGCCGGTCAGCTGGCCTCGATGCTGCACGGCGTGCCGCACGTGGTGACCGCGCACAGCCTCGAGCCGCTGCGGCCCTGGAAGGCCGAGCAGCTCGGCGGCGGCTACCGGCTCTCGTCGTATGTCGAGAAGTCCGCCTACGAGGCGGCCGCGGCGGTGATCGCGGTCAGCCACGGGATGCGGGCCGACGTGCTGGCCAGCTATCCCGATCTCGACCCGGCCAAGGTGCACGTGGTGCACAACGGGATCGATGCGCAGCTGTGGCAACGCAATACCTCGCCGGAGGCGACCGAGATCGTGCGCCGGCACGGCGTCGATCCGGAGCGGCCGAGCGTGATCTTCGTCGGCCGGATCACCCGGCAGAAGGGGTTGCCCTATCTCCTGCGCGCGGCCGCCGAGCTGCCGCCGGACGTGCAACTCGTGCTGTGCGCCGGCGCACCGGACACGCCGGAGATTCTCGCCGAGGTCGAAGGCCTCGTCGACGGTCTGCGCAAGCACCGCACCGGCGTCGTCTGGATCCCGGACATGCTGCCGCGTGCCGAGGTGATCGCATTGCTTTCGGCCGCAACGGTTTTCGTCTGCCCGTCGGTCTACGAACCGCTCGGCATCGTCAACCTCGAGGCCATGGCGTGCGGCGCTCCGGTGGTCGGCACGGCGACCGGCGGCATCCCGGAGGTGGTCGCCGACGGTGAGACCGGCTGGCTGGTGCCGATCGACCAGGTCAGCGACGGCACGGGCACCCCGAAGGACCCAGACCGCTTCGTGCGAGATCTCGCCGACACGCTGACGACCGCGGTGAGCGACCCTGCTGAGGCGCGGCGGCGGGGCGAGGCCGGCCGGGAGCGCGCGGTCCGCGAATTCGGTTGGGACACAGTCGCTTCGCGCACCCAGGAGGTGTATGACGCGGTGCTGCGCGCCTGA
- the glgC gene encoding glucose-1-phosphate adenylyltransferase — protein MARRGEPSVLAIVLAGGEGKRLMPLTADRAKPAVPFGGIYRLIDFALSNLANSGFLKMVVLTQYKSHSLDRHVTKTWRMSTMLGNYVAPVPAQQRMGKQWFAGSADAIYQSLNLIHDERPDYVVVVGADHVYRMDFAQMLDQHIESGARASVAAIRQPIELADQFGVIELGAGGDRKIAAFREKPSDPVGLADAPHEVLASMGNYVFDTDALVEAVTADAEHDGSKHDMGGDIIPAFVQSGDAYAYDFRDNDIPGVTERDFGYWRDVGTIDSFYDAHMDLVSIHPIFNLYNYDWPILTDASSYPPAKFVHGASARQGMATGSMISSGTIVSGSVIAGSVLGPNVRVHSFAQVDDSVLMDNVDIGRHCRIRRAIIDKDVHVPAGASIGLDPEEDRARGFTVTDSGITVIGKGTVIEA, from the coding sequence ATGGCGCGACGTGGTGAACCTTCCGTTCTAGCGATCGTCCTCGCCGGCGGCGAGGGCAAACGACTGATGCCGCTCACGGCCGACCGGGCGAAACCGGCGGTGCCGTTCGGCGGCATCTACCGGCTGATCGACTTCGCGCTGTCCAACCTGGCCAACAGCGGCTTCCTGAAGATGGTCGTGCTGACGCAGTACAAATCGCACAGTCTCGACCGGCACGTGACCAAGACCTGGCGGATGTCGACGATGCTCGGCAACTATGTCGCGCCGGTGCCCGCGCAGCAGCGGATGGGCAAGCAGTGGTTCGCCGGGTCCGCGGACGCGATCTACCAGAGTCTCAACCTGATTCACGACGAGCGGCCGGACTACGTGGTGGTGGTCGGCGCCGACCACGTCTACCGGATGGACTTCGCCCAGATGCTCGACCAGCACATCGAGAGCGGCGCTCGGGCGAGCGTCGCCGCCATCCGGCAACCGATCGAGCTGGCCGACCAGTTCGGTGTCATCGAGCTGGGCGCCGGCGGTGACCGCAAGATCGCCGCCTTCCGCGAAAAGCCTTCCGACCCGGTGGGTTTGGCCGACGCCCCGCACGAAGTGCTCGCGTCGATGGGCAATTACGTCTTCGACACCGACGCGCTCGTCGAGGCGGTCACCGCAGACGCCGAGCACGACGGCAGCAAGCACGACATGGGCGGTGACATCATCCCCGCGTTCGTGCAGAGCGGGGACGCATACGCCTACGACTTCCGCGACAACGACATCCCCGGAGTCACCGAGCGCGACTTCGGCTACTGGCGCGACGTCGGCACCATCGACTCCTTCTACGACGCCCACATGGACCTGGTGTCGATCCACCCGATCTTCAACCTCTACAACTACGACTGGCCGATCCTGACCGACGCCAGCTCCTACCCGCCGGCGAAATTCGTGCACGGCGCCTCCGCCCGGCAGGGCATGGCGACCGGCTCGATGATCTCCTCCGGCACGATCGTCAGCGGGTCGGTGATCGCAGGCTCGGTCCTCGGGCCCAACGTGCGGGTGCACTCCTTCGCCCAGGTCGACGACTCGGTGCTGATGGACAACGTCGACATCGGCCGGCACTGCCGCATCCGCCGGGCGATCATCGACAAGGATGTGCACGTCCCGGCCGGTGCGAGCATCGGCCTGGACCCCGAGGAGGACCGGGCTCGCGGCTTCACCGTGACCGACTCCGGCATCACCGTCATCGGCAAGGGAACGGTCATCGAGGCGTGA
- the serB gene encoding phosphoserine phosphatase SerB, producing the protein MNHPAPQAISHNDTLLVTLTGEDRPGVAGALLAAAAQTGAVVLDLEQAVVRGRLLLTALLQPSAGAADRLAADLDAVAEAHGLTISRDAGQGDNPARRTGRASVVVIGAPLPATGLAALTAAIGDQGANIDRVRRLSRDPVTTLELDLSGADVTSLRRELALVAAAHNLDVAVAPGGLARRGRRLLVMDVDSTLIQDEVIELLAAHAGREAEVAAVTERAMRGELDFTESLHERVRALAGLDESVFEHVRSAIRLTPGARTLVRTVKRLGFTVAVVSGGFLEIVGPLAAELGIDHAHANQLEVRDGKLTGRVSGTVVDRAEKARALRKFAEAEALPLSRTVAVGDGANDLDMLAAAGLGVAFNAKPVVRQQADATVNVPYLDAVLFMLGISRDEVEDADDADDAAGARDGSLDSSHV; encoded by the coding sequence GTGAATCACCCCGCACCACAGGCAATTTCACACAACGACACACTGCTGGTCACCCTGACCGGCGAGGACCGTCCGGGGGTCGCCGGCGCACTCCTCGCCGCCGCGGCGCAGACCGGCGCCGTCGTGCTGGACCTGGAGCAGGCGGTGGTCCGCGGGCGGCTGCTGCTCACCGCGCTGTTGCAGCCGTCCGCCGGCGCCGCCGACCGGCTGGCGGCCGACCTCGACGCGGTGGCGGAGGCTCACGGGCTGACGATCAGCCGGGATGCCGGCCAGGGTGACAACCCGGCCCGGCGCACCGGCCGCGCGTCGGTCGTCGTGATCGGCGCTCCGTTGCCGGCCACCGGCCTGGCGGCGCTCACCGCGGCGATCGGCGACCAGGGCGCCAACATCGACCGGGTACGACGACTCTCGCGCGACCCGGTCACCACCTTGGAGCTCGACCTGTCCGGGGCCGATGTGACGTCCCTGCGCCGGGAGCTGGCCCTGGTCGCGGCTGCCCACAATCTGGACGTCGCGGTCGCGCCCGGCGGCCTCGCCCGCCGCGGACGGCGGCTGCTCGTCATGGACGTCGACAGCACGCTGATCCAGGACGAGGTCATCGAGCTCCTGGCGGCGCACGCCGGACGCGAGGCCGAGGTGGCCGCGGTGACCGAACGGGCGATGCGTGGCGAGCTGGACTTCACCGAGAGCCTGCACGAACGCGTGCGGGCGCTCGCCGGCCTGGACGAGTCGGTCTTCGAGCACGTGCGCTCCGCCATACGCCTCACGCCGGGAGCACGCACCCTGGTGCGCACGGTCAAGCGGCTGGGCTTCACCGTCGCCGTGGTCTCCGGCGGCTTCCTCGAGATCGTCGGCCCGCTGGCCGCCGAACTCGGCATCGACCACGCCCACGCCAACCAGCTCGAGGTGCGGGACGGCAAGCTCACCGGGCGCGTCTCCGGCACCGTGGTCGATCGCGCCGAAAAGGCCCGCGCACTGCGCAAATTCGCCGAAGCCGAAGCGCTTCCGCTGTCCCGCACGGTGGCCGTGGGCGACGGCGCGAACGACCTCGACATGCTCGCCGCGGCCGGGCTCGGCGTGGCGTTCAACGCCAAGCCGGTCGTGCGCCAGCAGGCGGACGCCACCGTCAACGTGCCCTACCTCGACGCGGTGCTCTTCATGCTCGGCATCTCCCGCGACGAGGTCGAGGACGCCGACGATGCCGACGATGCGGCGGGCGCGCGGGACGGCTCACTAGACTCCTCCCATGTCTGA
- a CDS encoding cyanophycinase: MSEASHRSLLVIGGAEDKVGRVTILRRFVRLAGGRKARIVVIPTASSVPDEVVDVYSTVFSRLGAPQIDAVNPRTRVASSDQELRDLVDNATGIFLSGGNQLKLSQLIVGTPLGESILKAYERGAVVAGTSAGASIMSQFMISMGDEGVTPRQRSSQLTAGLGLLPGVIVDQHFDQRARYGRLLSLVATSPSLLGMGIDEDTAAEITDGTELTVVGSGAVFVVDARNAVTDAHEARRDAPLLVTGAVVHTLPFGATFDLPTATLTDFSEKYADLAVSTSRDRHDAATAAAALRR; this comes from the coding sequence ATGTCTGAGGCGTCGCACCGGTCCCTGCTCGTCATCGGTGGGGCCGAGGACAAGGTCGGCCGGGTCACCATCCTGCGCCGCTTCGTCCGGCTCGCGGGCGGCCGCAAGGCGCGCATCGTCGTGATCCCGACCGCGTCGTCGGTCCCGGACGAGGTAGTGGACGTCTACTCCACGGTCTTCTCCCGGCTCGGCGCGCCGCAGATCGACGCGGTCAACCCGCGCACCCGGGTCGCGAGCAGCGATCAGGAGCTGCGGGACCTGGTCGACAACGCGACGGGCATCTTCCTCTCCGGCGGCAACCAGCTGAAGCTCAGTCAGCTGATCGTCGGCACGCCGCTCGGCGAGTCGATCCTCAAGGCCTACGAACGCGGCGCGGTGGTGGCCGGCACCTCGGCCGGCGCGTCGATCATGAGCCAGTTCATGATCTCGATGGGCGACGAGGGCGTGACGCCCCGACAGCGTTCGAGCCAGCTCACCGCCGGACTAGGTCTGCTGCCCGGCGTCATCGTCGATCAGCACTTCGACCAGCGGGCCCGCTACGGGCGGCTGCTGTCGCTGGTCGCGACCTCGCCGAGCCTGCTCGGGATGGGCATCGACGAGGACACCGCCGCCGAGATCACCGACGGCACCGAGCTGACCGTCGTCGGCTCCGGAGCGGTGTTCGTGGTGGACGCGCGCAACGCGGTCACCGACGCGCACGAAGCCCGCCGGGACGCGCCGCTGCTCGTGACCGGCGCCGTCGTACACACCCTGCCGTTCGGGGCGACCTTCGACCTGCCCACGGCGACCCTCACCGACTTCTCCGAGAAGTATGCCGATCTGGCCGTCTCGACCAGTCGGGACCGGCACGACGCGGCCACCGCCGCCGCGGCGTTGCGCCGTTGA
- the cphA gene encoding cyanophycin synthetase, with translation MLQTRVYRGPNVWSYDQAVHLVVDLGALEAFPTDTLPGFTDRLIELLPRIEEHTCSRGHRGGFVERMREGTWLGHVAEHVALELQQEAGHDLRRGKTREDKNRPGVYNVIFGFYDERVGLAAGELAVRLVNELVHPTADFDFDAERERFLRLAARTAFGPSTAAIIEEAVSRDIPWTRLNQHSLVQLGQGVHAQRIRATMTSNTSALAVDIAGDKHLTGNLLGSAGLPVPKAETVRTADDAVAAARRIGYPVVVKPLDGNHGRGVILDLKSDDEVREAFPLAEEQSRRGVVQVESFITGKDYRCLIIGGRMAAIAERVPAHVVGDGEHTVAELVEITNADPRRGVGHEKVLTRITVDDAAIELVREQGYAMDDVPATGDMVKLALTGNMSTGGISVDRTFDAHPDNVEIAEEAAQLIGLDIAGIDFICPDITAPVRETGGAICEVNAAPGFRMHTHPTVGEPQFIAKPVVDLLFPPGSPSRVPIVAVTGTNGKTTTSRMLAHIMKGLGRKVGMTSTDGIVIDERLVIRADASGPRSARMVLQNPRVDFAVMEVARGGILREGLGYDRNDIAVVTNIQTDHLGMRGIDTLEQLADVKSVVVEAVPRDGFAVLNADDRLVRAMRRRCRGTIVWFSMEPPGSPVRDFIEERCRRGARAVVLEPSDRGEMIVLKQGRRSMPLAWTHLLPSTFGGAARMNVANALAAAGAAFAAGAPLHDIRQGLRTFDTTYYLSPGRLNRVEVNHAEVFVDYCHNPPGMRMLGDFVESYVKARQGAAEHRISRIGMVGAAGDRRDDDIRELGAIAAHHFDVLVLREDANLRRRAPGESAKLLEEGVRAAMADGARCRQVVTVLDELDATRHSVRIANPGDLVMLCVDQHAAVLAELESFTHQAAAGARTDEDCPGDPDLDPQQLTSEAAESSAAEDGELREVLDSQEG, from the coding sequence GTGCTCCAGACCCGGGTCTACCGCGGCCCCAACGTGTGGTCCTACGACCAGGCCGTGCACCTGGTCGTCGACCTCGGTGCGCTCGAGGCGTTCCCGACCGACACGCTGCCCGGTTTCACCGACCGGCTGATCGAGTTGCTGCCGCGCATCGAGGAGCACACCTGCTCGCGCGGACACCGCGGCGGCTTCGTCGAGCGCATGCGGGAGGGAACCTGGCTGGGACACGTCGCCGAGCACGTGGCGCTGGAGCTGCAGCAGGAGGCCGGTCACGACCTGCGCCGCGGCAAGACCCGCGAGGACAAGAACCGGCCCGGCGTCTACAACGTCATCTTCGGCTTCTACGACGAGCGCGTCGGTCTCGCTGCAGGTGAGCTGGCAGTCCGCCTGGTCAACGAATTGGTCCACCCCACAGCCGATTTCGACTTCGACGCCGAGCGTGAGCGCTTCCTGCGACTGGCGGCGCGCACCGCGTTCGGGCCGTCGACCGCGGCGATCATCGAGGAGGCGGTGAGCCGCGACATACCCTGGACACGACTCAACCAGCACTCGCTAGTGCAGCTCGGGCAGGGCGTCCACGCACAGCGGATCCGGGCGACGATGACGTCCAACACCTCGGCCCTCGCGGTCGACATCGCCGGCGACAAGCACCTCACCGGCAACCTGCTCGGCTCGGCCGGGCTCCCGGTGCCGAAGGCCGAGACCGTGCGCACCGCGGACGACGCGGTCGCGGCTGCCCGGCGCATCGGCTACCCGGTCGTCGTCAAGCCGCTGGACGGCAATCACGGCCGAGGCGTGATCCTCGACCTGAAGTCGGATGACGAGGTGCGCGAGGCCTTCCCGCTGGCCGAGGAGCAGAGCCGCCGTGGGGTCGTGCAGGTCGAGTCCTTCATCACCGGCAAGGACTACCGGTGCCTCATCATCGGTGGGCGCATGGCGGCCATCGCCGAGCGGGTGCCGGCGCACGTGGTCGGCGACGGCGAGCACACCGTCGCCGAGCTGGTCGAGATCACCAACGCAGACCCCCGGCGCGGGGTCGGGCACGAGAAGGTGCTCACCCGCATCACCGTCGACGACGCCGCGATCGAGCTGGTCCGCGAGCAGGGTTATGCGATGGACGACGTGCCCGCCACGGGCGACATGGTGAAGCTGGCACTCACCGGCAACATGTCGACCGGCGGCATCTCGGTCGACCGCACCTTCGACGCACACCCGGACAACGTCGAAATCGCCGAAGAGGCAGCACAACTCATCGGTCTCGACATCGCCGGCATCGACTTCATCTGCCCCGACATCACCGCACCGGTCCGCGAGACCGGCGGCGCGATCTGCGAGGTCAACGCCGCACCCGGTTTCCGCATGCACACCCACCCGACGGTGGGCGAGCCGCAGTTCATCGCCAAGCCGGTGGTGGACCTGCTCTTTCCGCCCGGTTCGCCGTCGCGCGTGCCGATCGTCGCGGTGACCGGCACCAACGGCAAGACCACGACGTCGCGGATGCTCGCGCACATCATGAAGGGCCTCGGCCGCAAGGTCGGTATGACGTCCACCGACGGCATCGTCATCGACGAGCGCCTGGTGATCCGCGCCGACGCCTCGGGGCCGCGCTCGGCACGGATGGTTCTGCAGAACCCGCGGGTCGACTTCGCGGTGATGGAGGTCGCCCGCGGTGGCATCCTGCGCGAGGGCCTCGGCTACGACCGCAACGACATCGCCGTCGTCACCAACATCCAGACCGACCACCTCGGAATGCGCGGCATCGACACGCTCGAACAGCTGGCGGACGTCAAATCCGTTGTCGTCGAAGCGGTTCCGCGTGACGGCTTCGCAGTGCTCAACGCCGACGACCGGCTGGTGCGAGCCATGCGGCGCCGCTGCCGCGGCACGATCGTGTGGTTCTCCATGGAACCGCCGGGCAGCCCGGTGCGCGACTTCATCGAGGAGCGATGCCGTCGAGGAGCGCGTGCCGTCGTACTCGAACCGTCCGATCGCGGCGAGATGATCGTGCTCAAGCAGGGTCGGCGGTCGATGCCGCTCGCGTGGACCCACCTGCTGCCGTCGACGTTCGGCGGTGCCGCCCGGATGAACGTCGCCAACGCGCTGGCCGCCGCGGGCGCGGCGTTTGCGGCGGGTGCGCCGCTGCACGACATCCGGCAGGGTTTGCGCACCTTCGACACCACCTACTACCTGTCCCCCGGCCGGCTCAACCGGGTCGAGGTCAACCACGCCGAGGTGTTCGTCGACTACTGCCACAACCCGCCCGGCATGCGGATGCTCGGCGACTTCGTCGAGTCCTACGTCAAGGCCCGGCAGGGCGCGGCCGAGCACCGCATCTCCCGCATCGGCATGGTCGGCGCCGCGGGCGACCGGCGCGACGACGACATCCGCGAACTCGGAGCGATCGCGGCGCACCACTTCGACGTGCTCGTGCTGCGCGAGGACGCCAATCTGCGGCGCCGTGCCCCGGGCGAGTCGGCGAAGCTGCTCGAGGAGGGCGTGCGGGCGGCCATGGCCGACGGAGCGCGCTGCCGGCAGGTCGTCACCGTGCTCGACGAACTCGACGCGACACGGCACTCGGTGCGCATCGCCAACCCCGGCGACCTGGTGATGCTCTGCGTCGACCAGCACGCGGCGGTGCTCGCCGAGCTGGAGAGCTTCACGCATCAGGCCGCTGCCGGCGCGCGCACCGACGAGGACTGTCCGGGTGACCCCGACCTCGACCCGCAGCAGCTCACCTCCGAGGCCGCCGAGTCGTCGGCCGCCGAGGACGGCGAGTTGCGCGAGGTGCTCGACAGTCAGGAGGGCTGA